Proteins encoded in a region of the Elaeis guineensis isolate ETL-2024a chromosome 7, EG11, whole genome shotgun sequence genome:
- the LOC105047819 gene encoding calcium-dependent mitochondrial ATP-magnesium/phosphate carrier protein 2 isoform X1 gives MSGAGQAAVEQHVGFPAKMTAESEHQQQRRRSGGGCNPVRKPGPVSMDHVLLALRETKEEREVRIRSLFNFFDASGLGHLDYAQIEAGLSALRIPAEYKYARDLLKVCDANRDGRVDYQEFRRYMDDKELELYRIFQAIDVEHNGCILPEELWDALVKAGIEIDDEELACFVEHVDKDNNGIITFEEWRDFLLLYPHEATIENIYQYWERVCLVDIGEQAVIPQGISKHMNASKYLIAGGVAGAASRTVTAPLDRLKVVMQVQTNCAHVIPAIKDIWRQGHFLGFFRGNGLNVMKVAPESAIRFYTYEMLKDFIVKANGEDKSDIGASGRLIAGGLAGAVAQTAIYPMDLVKTRLQTYACEGGKVPSLGTLSKDIWVHEGPRAFYRGLVPSLLGIIPYAGIDLAAYETLKDMSRTYVLKDSEPGPLVQLGCGTISGALGATFVYPLQVIRTRMQAQYTNSTTAYKGMSDVFWRTLQHEGFSGFYKGIFPNLLKVVPSASITYLVYETMKKSLSLD, from the exons ATGTCGGGCGCGGGCCAGGCGGCGGTGGAGCAGCACGTCGGCTTCCCCGCGAAAATGACCGCCGAGAGCGAGCACCAGCAGCAGCGGCGACGGTCGGGCGGCGGGTGCAACCCGGTGCGGAAGCCTGGGCCCGTCTCCATGGACCACGTCCTTCTCGCCCTGCGCGAGACCAAGGAGGAGCGGGAGGTGCGGATCCGGAGCCTTTTCAACTTCTTCGACGCGTCCGGCCTCGGCCACCTCGACTACGCCCAGATCGAGGCCGGCCTGTCGGCGCTCCGCATCCCCGCCGAGTACAAGTACGCCAGGGATCTCCTCAAGGTCTGCGACGCCAACCGAGATGGCCGGGTCGACTACCAGGAGTTCCGCCGGTACATGGACGACAAGGAGCTTGAGCTCTACCGCATCTTCCAGGCCATCGATGTCGAGCACAACGGATGCATTTTGCCCGAGGAGCTCTGGGACGCGCTTGTCAAAGCAG GAATTGAAATTGATGATGAGGAGCTAGCCTGTTTCGTAGAGCATGTGGATAAGGATAACAATGGGATTATAACTTTTGAAGAATGGAGAGATTTCCTTCTACTTTATCCCCATGAAGCAACCATTGAGAACATTTATCAGTACTGGGAGAGAGTATGCCTTGTTGATATAGGTGAACAGGCTGTTATTCCACAAGGTATAAGTAAGCATATGAATGCAAGCAAGTACTTGATCGCAGGTGGAGTAGCTGGAGCAGCTTCTCGTACAGTTACTGCTCCTCTTGATCGTCTTAAAGTGGTTATGCAAGTGCAGACAAATTGTGCACATGTTATTCCGGCAATAAAGGACATATGGAGACAGGGCCATTTCTTGGGATTTTTTAGGGGGAATGGGTTAAATGTGATGAAGGTTGCACCTGAAAGTGCAATAAGATTTTACACATATGAGATGCTAAAAGATTTCATCGTCAAAGCCAATGGAGAAGATAAGAGCGACATCGGTGCTTCTGGGCGCCTTATTGCTGGTGGTTTAGCAGGTGCTGTGGCACAGACTGCAATTTATCCCATGGATCTTGTGAAAACACGATTACAGACTTATGCATGTGAAGGTGGAAAAGTTCCTAGTCTTGGTACACTGTCAAAAGATATATGGGTGCATGAAGGGCCTCGAGCTTTCTATAGAGGGCTTGTTCCTTCTCTTCTTGGAATTATCCCATATGCAGGCATAGATCTTGCAGCATATGAAACCTTGAAAGATATGTCTAGAACATATGTTCTTAAAGATAGTG AACCTGGCCCACTCGTGCAACTGGGTTGTGGTACTATTTCAGGAGCTCTTGGAGCAACATTTGTTTATCCCTTGCAGGTTATTAGAACAAG AATGCAAGCCCAATATACCAATTCAACCACTGCATATAAAGGAATGTCAGATGTGTTTTGGAGAACTCTTCAGCATGAAGGTTTTTCTGGGTTCTATAAAGGAATTTTTCCAAATCTGCTCAAAGTGGTTCCATCTGCAAGTATTACTTATCTTGTTTACGAGACGATGAAAAAAAGCCTTTCTCTTGATTAA
- the LOC105047819 gene encoding calcium-dependent mitochondrial ATP-magnesium/phosphate carrier protein 2 isoform X2: MHFARGALGRACQSSFPFAGIEIDDEELACFVEHVDKDNNGIITFEEWRDFLLLYPHEATIENIYQYWERVCLVDIGEQAVIPQGISKHMNASKYLIAGGVAGAASRTVTAPLDRLKVVMQVQTNCAHVIPAIKDIWRQGHFLGFFRGNGLNVMKVAPESAIRFYTYEMLKDFIVKANGEDKSDIGASGRLIAGGLAGAVAQTAIYPMDLVKTRLQTYACEGGKVPSLGTLSKDIWVHEGPRAFYRGLVPSLLGIIPYAGIDLAAYETLKDMSRTYVLKDSEPGPLVQLGCGTISGALGATFVYPLQVIRTRMQAQYTNSTTAYKGMSDVFWRTLQHEGFSGFYKGIFPNLLKVVPSASITYLVYETMKKSLSLD; encoded by the exons ATGCATTTTGCCCGAGGAGCTCTGGGACGCGCTTGTCAAAGCAG TTTTCCTTTTGCAGGAATTGAAATTGATGATGAGGAGCTAGCCTGTTTCGTAGAGCATGTGGATAAGGATAACAATGGGATTATAACTTTTGAAGAATGGAGAGATTTCCTTCTACTTTATCCCCATGAAGCAACCATTGAGAACATTTATCAGTACTGGGAGAGAGTATGCCTTGTTGATATAGGTGAACAGGCTGTTATTCCACAAGGTATAAGTAAGCATATGAATGCAAGCAAGTACTTGATCGCAGGTGGAGTAGCTGGAGCAGCTTCTCGTACAGTTACTGCTCCTCTTGATCGTCTTAAAGTGGTTATGCAAGTGCAGACAAATTGTGCACATGTTATTCCGGCAATAAAGGACATATGGAGACAGGGCCATTTCTTGGGATTTTTTAGGGGGAATGGGTTAAATGTGATGAAGGTTGCACCTGAAAGTGCAATAAGATTTTACACATATGAGATGCTAAAAGATTTCATCGTCAAAGCCAATGGAGAAGATAAGAGCGACATCGGTGCTTCTGGGCGCCTTATTGCTGGTGGTTTAGCAGGTGCTGTGGCACAGACTGCAATTTATCCCATGGATCTTGTGAAAACACGATTACAGACTTATGCATGTGAAGGTGGAAAAGTTCCTAGTCTTGGTACACTGTCAAAAGATATATGGGTGCATGAAGGGCCTCGAGCTTTCTATAGAGGGCTTGTTCCTTCTCTTCTTGGAATTATCCCATATGCAGGCATAGATCTTGCAGCATATGAAACCTTGAAAGATATGTCTAGAACATATGTTCTTAAAGATAGTG AACCTGGCCCACTCGTGCAACTGGGTTGTGGTACTATTTCAGGAGCTCTTGGAGCAACATTTGTTTATCCCTTGCAGGTTATTAGAACAAG AATGCAAGCCCAATATACCAATTCAACCACTGCATATAAAGGAATGTCAGATGTGTTTTGGAGAACTCTTCAGCATGAAGGTTTTTCTGGGTTCTATAAAGGAATTTTTCCAAATCTGCTCAAAGTGGTTCCATCTGCAAGTATTACTTATCTTGTTTACGAGACGATGAAAAAAAGCCTTTCTCTTGATTAA